In Acomys russatus chromosome 13, mAcoRus1.1, whole genome shotgun sequence, the genomic stretch catgtggttgttgggcatcgaacttgggttctctggaagagcaggcagtggtcTCAAGTGCTAAATCACCTGCCATCTgttttttcttcccccctcccccacctccccttggGTTTctcgggacaaggtttctctgtatcctgtcccgtctggactcactctgtagagcaggctggccttgacctcacagagatccacctgcctctgcctcccgaggggtGAGATGAAAGGAATATGCCACCACTGGCTTGTGCCATTGTTTTGAATTCTTACCTCagtctttatctttatttattttattttggtctaTTTCCCTTCATATTCTAAGCCTTTTCTAGGCATGGAATAACTGTACCATATAAGCAATTGAGTTATGACAAACACAGGAACACCTGCAATGCCCTTTGCTCACACTAATCATGTGACTAACCTGTGCTGTGGTGCTTTCttttcccacttcctcctccacatcCACAGTAGCCCCTTCTGTCTTCAggaccccttccttcccccaaattCCACATATGAGGAAAAAACAAGGAACAGTTACTTTCTCTGTGAAGCAATCTGCTGTGTTAGGTCCATAGATCCCACACTTTTGTCCTTCCTTATGGCTGCCCAGGACTGTGGGATGCTTGCCCCTGATTCTGTTGCTATTCTCTGTGGTTTGTCTGTCTGGGCACACAGAGCAATCCTTGAAAGGATGCTGTGAGCGTATCTTCCCCATAAAGGATGGCATACTTATAGGTTATTGATTTAGGAGATGTATTATGCACAACTAAGGATTTTCTCATCCATGTTCATCGTGaagtggcattttattttattttattttttggctaggcttttgttttttccccctgtttgTGGCATGAATGATTTTGGAACTGTTAAGTCCCTTTCtctttggtggaattttaggAGCGCTGACATTGTTCTTCAAGGGCCTGGAATGATCCAACGAAATTTGCCTGGTCCTGTGCTATCTAATGAAGATTTGTTTCCATAAACAGTTCAATCTTGTTACTTTCTCCTTGCATTTTAATGTCTTCTCTAGTTGAAATTATATCTAGTAATTTCTCCATTTCATCTGCATTATCCAATTCATGAAAGGGACACTCTGGGTTTTAAAAATCGTATTTATTTAGGAGTGatgtggtctggagagatggtccagcactTAGGAGCGTGTAATCTTCTTGGAGAGAACCTAGTTCTACACCCAGCACTCCCATGCCAGATCATAACTACCTGTAGTTACACTTCCAGGCCCACTTCTAACCTTCATGTTTTTATAAATCAAGTTATAAAGAATTGTATCGCTACATTAAGTGCCATGTAGTACCTGTGACTGCACTtgtatttgtgcgtgtgtgtgtgtgtgtgtgtgtgtgtgtgtgcatgtgcgcatgtgcgtgcatgtgtatgagtcTCCTAGGAGACCAGAGATATAGGCTGCCTTAGAGTTGGAATTAGGGCAGTTAGAAGCACCTGACATTGGTCCTAAGAACCAAATCCAAGGCTTCTGCAGGAGTAGCACAcctgctgggctgcagagcaaaTTGCCTAGGCCGGACTCACTGGGTTTCTGGGTATCTGTTTCTTATCAATTCCTCTTGAATCTGACTTTACCAGTGCCTTATTTCCCAGGGTGTGTTGAACTCAGGGTCCTTTCCAAGAAGCGGCTCTTAGTTTCTAGGATCCTTTGTTTTGTCCTTGCAGTTTGCAGTTGATCCCTGTCAACCGATCTACGGCATGCTTTGCTGGCTGCTGCTTTGAACATGCTCTGTCCCTGTCCTCCTAGGCATTCTGACTGCCTGCTTAGGTCATCTGAAATATTTGCGACatttttccctcttccccaacCCCGTGTTATTTTCATTCTTGCCTTTTGGATCTAGAAATCATAGTTATAAACATCTCCCTGGGCCTGATTTTGACTGTTTGAACTTTCTCATTGCAAGTTTGGTTCTAGCCATACCAAGGAGGGCCTGACCATAAAGCAGGGAATGGAGGCCTGCAACTCTACGGAAAAGACCTTTATGAGAGATTATGAAATGATCACAACCCTTGGCCAAGGGCATTTTGCCAAGGTCAAACTGGCCATACACCACGACACAAGGACCTGTGTGGCGGTAAAAATTCTGAGAAATACCAAGAAGAGAGCAACCCTCATTGAGAATGAAATCAGCATTATGAAATCGATTTCGCATCCAAATATTTTAAAGCTGTTGGATGTTGTCCAGACGCAAAAGACCACCTACCTTCTGGTAGAGGTTGCCCCACTGGGAGATCTGATGGAGCACATCCTCCTACGGGGGTCTTTAGAGGAGAGCGAGGCATGGAGACTCTTTGCGCAGATCGTGCAGGCGGTGCAGCACTGCCAAGACCATTACATTTGCCACAGAGACATAACAGCCAACAACGTTCTCATCGACGGCAGGGGGAATGCCAAGCTGAGCGATTTCGGCCTGGCCCGTCACATCGCTCCTGGGCAGAAGCTTCTGGGTTTCTGCGGCACTCCGCTGTACTGTGCTCCGGAAGTCTTTGGAGCGGAGGATTATGACC encodes the following:
- the LOC127196969 gene encoding sperm motility kinase X-like, with the protein product MEACNSTEKTFMRDYEMITTLGQGHFAKVKLAIHHDTRTCVAVKILRNTKKRATLIENEISIMKSISHPNILKLLDVVQTQKTTYLLVEVAPLGDLMEHILLRGSLEESEAWRLFAQIVQAVQHCQDHYICHRDITANNVLIDGRGNAKLSDFGLARHIAPGQKLLGFCGTPLYCAPEVFGAEDYDPFPTDIWSVGVLLFLMVAGYFPFEESSFEMLRELIRYGMFTIPQHVSRNIFNVLVNLLVVNPARRPTIDQIMGCLMLRGREAHSLLGTTSPSTGGPLTDKLYEPEEGIQSRGDKAHIEESY